The Ziziphus jujuba cultivar Dongzao chromosome 1, ASM3175591v1 genome segment ATCCCGGGCTAAATATTtggttgaaaaagaaatttagagggcaatttcttttttttcttgcttaaataaaaaagatatctCCTAGTAGTATCATAGGTATTAGGATATAACTTTTGTATTATATGGTATGCGGCTATCcgaactaataataaaatttgtcaaaatttgaaCTTCAACTACTGGATTCCGATGATAAATTTAAAGGgcaattttgaacaaaaaaaaaaaaatagttatcatattttcatgtcaaataatttattatttatttatagtgtGTCGTTGTCAAGTCTTTATTGGATtaaaaaagttctttttattAAGTTTCATGGTTTAAAATAACCTGAAGGCATGAAGGAATAATGTTTGATTCCCAAGAATCAAGATGGGTTTGCCATCTATGGTGATGTTACTTTAAGACAAAAACATAATAGAACTTGATGTATTGTAAACAACTATTCAGTTATTTATAATCCAACAttcaaatgaataattttataagttccacataatttattttgatattaaactGATTATTGATTGTTGGGTTTATATTGCACTGAACGTGATTAATGGACCGTTGTTCATATCTCATCGTACAACTGTTGTATGggaatggaaaagaaaattggTATTCAATCTGCTACTGTTATTATAAAAGTCCAGAGAGATCGAGAGATAACAATTATTAACTGAAtttattttaacttattaaaataataataaacaaaattaaatgaaaaagtgGATCTATCAATGAGGCAAGTAAAACGGTTCCATGAATAATTTAGTAATGATCATTcatataaacatttttctttttccaaatacTCTATTGATATAGGGGATTAATTACCCAAATTACCCTGCCTTTTACATCATATCACATCATAATATACAATTGGATACCAACCGCAAGTTTGAAGAAATTGACATTGGCCCAAAACTTGCCAAAAATGTTGTCGTTGTTGctgttggcttttttttttttttttttgggtgcaattgttaaaaatgttgATTATAATGGACAAATATTGCTTTTTAGATTAATTAGATTTATAGGctgacaaaaattaaaaagtgttaTGCCTTGCTTTTTggcaaaaaagtgaaaaagtgcTGGGCCTAGTTAGCTCAGGTGTGGACTGTGGGTGAAGGCAACTAATGGATAGTTGATCATTCTCTGCAACTGTTTAccaacttatttggtaaatgatatgtcattttttttttttaataaatatgacaTCATTTTATTAGTTGAGAGAATATATAAATCAAAGTATATAAGTGAATCCGTAAATATTGtagtaaaattaaatacaaaccaATAAAATGATTTTACGTTATTTACCACATAATTTATAGATATCTTGGTCCCGTAGcatcattgatttttttttttttttttggggttacaTTGTTAAacatttattcaaattttaaattttaatttgtttatgaaGTAAAAGTATCCAAATAGTTCTTGTAAAGCGGACTACGGTGCTTTCTTATCACGATAACCCTAATCCTGTTGGAGTGCCCTTCAAATATATCATCATtctatagcttttttttttttttttttaatttttttttaaggggggggttttataaaaccaaaaatggcagaaaagaaaaaaatagccCAGATTCATGACCTAGCCCTCTGGCCACTCTCAGGAGTCATACAATTAACAAAAGCCCGAGGAAATATGATCAGGATTAGAAGGTCCTAACAATGTGAGCTGACCTATTGTATTTCCTCGGActccaaacaaaagaaatagagataggggaaaaaaaaaaaaagaaaaaaaaaaactgacacAAGTTCAAAATACAATTGGAAAGATACTTTGAAGACCAGTGAAGAGAGGAACAATTGCCAAGGTGCAAGCTTTGATTAACTGCTTTGGCATCACTCTAGCATATGACATCCATCCATCCTTCCTGAATCgccaaaaaaaattgtgaatggCCACCAACGCCGCAATTCTGGAATACAAATGTTGTTATGAGAGTGAATCTTAAGCACATTACTAGAATGGTCTCCCAAGAAACAATAATGCTTCCTAATGGCAGCATCCAAACTAATCTTAACAAATCCAGCAGGTGGGCAAGTCCAGATCACGGCATTACTCCCATTGTTAACTTCTTTCGATTGAAATATCACACAAGAGAGATAcattgaaatcaccaaaccgGTTTCTCAAAGCCTGTACAAAACTCTCTAGGTCCTCAACTGACTCATTATGGATAGAATTATTCCTGAGCCACCATATATGCTCCATCAAGAGCACCACAAAAAGAAGTCACGTTTGTCTTCCTCATGAATAGTTGCACCTGAAAAAGAGATGAACCTCATCCTCGAGGCAACTGCATCCATGAGGGCACTCCACGGAATCAACCTCCATATTTCATTCCAACAGATTGGCTTCAGTTGGAAGGCCAAGTTAAAGAACTTTAATCTTTCATGAGTTACCACTCTTCCACAAGAACAATCACCACTTTGATCTAGTAGCCTTGCAATCTTTCAAAAGCCAATAAGCAGATTTCGCACTAAAAGCAGTATTTTTTGTTCCCATCCATACCAATTTATCATTAACCTCATTAGAGACCTAATGTATTCTGAGGATTTTGTCTGCTATTTCATTATCGAACAAAAGGTTGAGCCTCTCTATATCCCAACTTCCATTGGTCCTCTTAAGGGAATCAACCATCCCAAACCAAAATATTTCTGCATTCTGATTAGCAACAGGCCGATAATTTGGATTATTAGGAATCCAAGGATCTTTTCAGAATCTCGTTTGCCAATACGATAACATAGAGTCGCTCCATTTTGCTCTACTGCTATTGATCGGAGCGACTAAATTCCTCTTCAgactatatttttataaacttgattttaccTACACAATCAATATTGTTCTTTACACTACCTAAGTTTGCATCCAGCTTTATGACCAAATATTTAAGAGTCGTTCAGTCAAATAGTCATATATTAGCACTTTGAGGACGGACATACTTCTATATGAGTAATTCGATCATATAACTCCTATCAATTTGAGAATGTTTGGCTAAAAtgctttttttctattttttccccTCAGTACTTATCAAAAAGAGCATTTggaaattagatataatttctcaaaaatctcaaattctCACAAAGCTTAATTACTGAAAATCATACGGGGCTTCACTATGTTTCGTTTTTATCTGTTTCTGCTCTACATGAAAAGTTTAGTTGCTAAAAATCATAGCCAATACTGTTATTAGTTTTCTAAAAGGAAAATGTTGAGCACCAAGGATTTTGGAGTAATTAGTTGCTCTGGCCATCATCGGCAAGAAACATTTAATttcgtatatacatatatatatatatatatgtatattttaaaatcagCAATACGGACACCAATCAATTAGCTTTAGAGCCTtgcatatattttgttaaaagctACCATAATTGCTACAAAAAAGGCCGAGACTCATTAGGTTATTACGCAGCGTATAATTCCTATAATTTCCTCTATAGCCATGCTGGAATAGTTGGAATACTCTGTTCATTTCTGAAGAAATTGTGTGGATCAACTTTGTTTTTCACATTCACTAATCTCTTGAAGTTATCCTTGAAGTACTTTGTACCCCAAACGCTGGCTTCTTCATAGGTTGTAATATTATTTCCAATCTTGTTTGTTCCCAAATCAAGATCCCTATAGTTTATATAAGCAGCCCTTGGAGAGTTTGAAACATAGGGCTTCATGTATCCGTAAAGCATTCTTATCCATTTCAAATGCTTCTTGGATGCCTTAACACCATTCACTTCCCACTTCACCAAGTACTGTATATTGTACAGATTACCTTTTCTGTGTGGAAAAGGAATTTCTGACTCTGAAATCTCATTCATTTTCCCCCCATATGGATCCATTATCATGAAAACTAATTCCTCTTCCAAAAACCTTTCCCAGATCCCTTGGAGTCCAGATTCAGAAATGGGTTTCTTCACATAGTCAGATTTTGCCTTGAAATAGCTCTTGTATTGAATAGTCCTATCCAACAACAACTCCAAAGGTTCGTCTTTTTGGTAACCTGTAAAATAGAGAACAGATTGAATCCAACTCATTTCAATGCAGTCTTTGGCTTCCAATCCTAGCTCAGGAAAGCTCTGGTTCATCAATGGCATCAGCCTTTCGATTCCTCCAAGAAACAGCGAGTTGAAAGAAGCTTGAActgttttttctttcccttgtcCCACATCTTGGATGATGACCCTGATGAAAAGATCTTCATGCAAATTATCTGCAATGTATTGCCATCTATGGACAAGCTTTCCTGCACCTTGTTTGAGAGTTTTCGAGACTGTAAAGCCAATAACTTCTGGTGGAACCGGAACAAGTTTGATCTTCCATGAAAGTACAATCCCAAAGCTTTCTCCACCACCTCCTCTAATGGCCCAAAACAGATCCTCACCCATTTCTTGTCTTCCAAGAAACTTACCATTAGCATTGATTACGTAAGCATCAATGACATTGTCAGCTGCAAGCCCATATTTCCTCAACATAGTGCCAAACCCACCTCCACTGAAGTGACCACCAACACCTACACTGGGACATAAACCCGCCGGAAATCCGTACATTCCGGTTTTCTTTACAATGGCATAGTAAAGCTCACCCAGTGTAGCACCGGACTGAACCCAAGCTGTCTTTTCTTCAAGATCAATTTCAATGGATCGAAGGTTGATGAGGTCGATGAGGACGAAAGGGGTTTTGCAAAGGTAGGATAAACCTTCATAGTCATGGCCTCCACTTCGGACCCTTATTTGTAAACCATGAATTTTGCTACAAATAACGGCTGCTTGGATTTCAGCCTCATGGAAAGGTGTGAGGAGGAGAAGAGGTTTTGGTGATGTTGAATTTACCCATCTGGGGTTCTGTTGGGAAGATTCCAAGAGAGAGGAATATAAAGGGGAGCTTGGAATGTGGATGATTTGCGTGTTTTTGGTGTAGTT includes the following:
- the LOC125420673 gene encoding berberine bridge enzyme-like 22 is translated as MNLIALFSLFLLSFPFTISSLLHENFMHCMSTQFPNYTKNTQIIHIPSSPLYSSLLESSQQNPRWVNSTSPKPLLLLTPFHEAEIQAAVICSKIHGLQIRVRSGGHDYEGLSYLCKTPFVLIDLINLRSIEIDLEEKTAWVQSGATLGELYYAIVKKTGMYGFPAGLCPSVGVGGHFSGGGFGTMLRKYGLAADNVIDAYVINANGKFLGRQEMGEDLFWAIRGGGGESFGIVLSWKIKLVPVPPEVIGFTVSKTLKQGAGKLVHRWQYIADNLHEDLFIRVIIQDVGQGKEKTVQASFNSLFLGGIERLMPLMNQSFPELGLEAKDCIEMSWIQSVLYFTGYQKDEPLELLLDRTIQYKSYFKAKSDYVKKPISESGLQGIWERFLEEELVFMIMDPYGGKMNEISESEIPFPHRKGNLYNIQYLVKWEVNGVKASKKHLKWIRMLYGYMKPYVSNSPRAAYINYRDLDLGTNKIGNNITTYEEASVWGTKYFKDNFKRLVNVKNKVDPHNFFRNEQSIPTIPAWL